One part of the Brienomyrus brachyistius isolate T26 unplaced genomic scaffold, BBRACH_0.4 scaffold123, whole genome shotgun sequence genome encodes these proteins:
- the LOC125727870 gene encoding odorant receptor 131-2-like has product MVDNSTGIENGSQLSDGFLLGPLIIQVLVGIFLYINGLMILTFFMKEAFRTDTRYILFAHMVFVDSTVMVATSLALLLMHHRVTVPYEACIVLNLVMMWLEFCTPLTLVAMCLERYVAVCKPLRHAAISTPRIRVVGLLLIWGLGCVPALVILLSFAALVSVERLTMRILCTVDSLFVIEWQRYLQIAVFKLYFLLMSMVIAFTYIKVAAAARSASGENRKSSTKGTRTVALHATQLLLCLMQLLTPLLNIAALKINTVIFNQIRVVNFVVFMIAPRCLSPLIYGLRDQKFFQGLKHYAVFGLDKKVQPAASHSRKVELRH; this is encoded by the coding sequence ATGGTGGACAATTCGACAGGAATAGAGAACGGCAGCCAATTGTCAGATGGTTTCTTACTCGGGCCTCTCATAATACAGGTGCTGGTGGGTATCTTCTTATACATCAATGGCCTCATGATCCTCACCTTCTTCATGAAGGAGGCCTTTCGCACTGATACCCGCTATATCCTTTTTGCCCACATGGTCTTTGTGGATTCGACAGTGATGGTGGCGACCAGCCTGGCTCTGCTTCTGATGCACCACAGAGTGACAGTCCCCTATGAGGCCTGCATAGTGCTCAACCTGGTCATGATGTGGTTGGAATTCTGCACACCTCTGACATTGGTGGCCATGTGCCTGGAGCGCTATGTGGCTGTGTGTAAGCCCCTGAGGCACGCTGCCATCTCCACGCCGAGGATTAGAGTGGTGGGCCTGCTCCTCATTTGGGGGCTGGGCTGTGTACCTGCCCTCGTCATCCTCCTTTCCTTCGCAGCCCTGGTCTCAGTAGAGCGGCTGACCATGAGAATCCTCTGTACTGTGGACTCACTGTTTGTGATTGAGTGGCAGAGGTACCTCCAAATTGCTGTGTTCAAATTGTATTTCTTGCTCATGTCCATGGTGATCGCTTTCACATACATCAAGGTGGCTGCAGCGGCCCGGTCTGCCTCTGGTGAAAACAGGAAGTCGAGCACCAAGGGCACGAGGACAGTGGCTCTCCATGCCACCCAGCTTCTCCTTTGCCTCATGCAACTACTTACGCCTTTATTGAACATAGCTGCTCTAAAGATTAACACAGTGATCTTCAACCAAATCCGTGTTGTCAATTTTGTCGTCTTTATGATAGCTCCACGGTGCCTGAGTCCATTGATCTATGGTTTGAGGGACCAGAAGTTCTTCCAGGGATTGAAACACTATGCTGTTTTTGGCCTGGATAAGAAGGTTCAGCCAGCTGCTTCTCATTCCAGGAAGGTGGAACTGAGGCATTAA